One window of Strigops habroptila isolate Jane chromosome Z, bStrHab1.2.pri, whole genome shotgun sequence genomic DNA carries:
- the LOC115619603 gene encoding arylamine N-acetyltransferase, pineal gland isozyme NAT-3, with amino-acid sequence MDIKEYFTRISYQGSYDKPDLATLTDVFQHHIRAVPFENLSIHCGESIELDLEATYNKIVRKNRGGWCMENNHLLSWVLKTLGYDVTLLGSKVYVPEYDAYADEIDHLLLKVALDDKSFIVDGGFGMAYQVWQPMELISGTDQPQTPGVFRFQEESGVWYLEKVKRKQWVPNQSVSTSHNVEKEVCRRVYLFTLQPRDIEEFRARNAHLQTAPDSLFVTKSICSLQTADGIRALVGWKYTEIKYNYRDNMDLVEIRILADEEMEKTLKEKFNITLDKKFVPINTSRLSLF; translated from the coding sequence ATGGACATCAAGGAATATTTCACCAGGATTTCTTACCAGGGCTCCTATGATAAGCCAGACCTGGCTACTTTGACCGATGTATTCCAGCACCACATCCGAGCGGTCCCTTTTGAAAACCTCAGCATCCACTGTGGGGAAAGCATTGAGCTGGACCTGGAAGCTACTTACAACAAGATAGTGAGGAAAAACCGTGGGGGCTGGTGCATGGAAAACAACCACCTTTTATCTTGGGTCCTGAAAACCCTCGGCTATGATGTCACCCTTCTGGGATCAAAAGTTTATGTCCCGGAGTACGACGCATATGCAGATGAAATAGATCATCTGCTGCTAAAAGTGGCGCTTGATGACAAATCTTTCATTGTGGATGGTGGGTTTGGGATGGCTTACCAGGTGTGGCAGCCAATGGAACTGATTTCAGGGACAGACCAGCCGCAGACTCCTGGCGTCTTCCGCTTCCAGGAGGAGAGTGGGGTCTGGTACCTTGAGAAGGTGAAGAGGAAGCAGTGGGTTCCCAACCAAAGCGTCTCCACTTCCCATAATGTAGAAAAAGAAGTTTGCCGCCGGGTTTATCTCTTCACACTTCAGCCACGAGACATCGAAGAGTTCCGAGCCCGCAATGCCCACCTGCAGACAGCGCCTGACTCGCTGTTCGTGACAAAGTCTATCTGTAGCCTGCAGACTGCCGACGGCATCAGGGCTCTGGTGGGGTGGAAATACACTGAGATAAAGTACAATTATAGGGATAATATGGATCTGGTGGAAATTAGAATCCTCGCAGatgaagaaatggagaaaacactgaaagagaaattcaaTATAACACTAGACAAGAAATTTGTACCCATCAATACAAGCAGGTTGTCTCTGTTTTAA